A genomic region of Acidobacteriota bacterium contains the following coding sequences:
- a CDS encoding multiubiquitin domain-containing protein, which translates to MQEKIEKDDVQEGVTDNDRDFILIVNGEKKRYDERKISFRQVVELAFGRDANTDKTYYTVTYKNGPDENPSGTMVAGQSVKVKRGMIFNVTPTGQS; encoded by the coding sequence ATGCAAGAAAAAATAGAAAAAGACGATGTACAAGAAGGAGTCACGGACAATGACCGCGATTTTATATTGATAGTGAACGGTGAGAAGAAGCGATATGACGAAAGGAAGATCTCTTTTCGGCAGGTTGTGGAACTCGCATTTGGCCGCGATGCCAATACGGACAAAACTTATTACACCGTTACGTACAAGAACGGACCCGACGAGAATCCTAGCGGAACAATGGTCGCCGGACAATCGGTAAAAGTGAAAAGGGGGATGATCTTCAATGTCACACCAACTGGTCAATCGTAG
- a CDS encoding SAM-dependent DNA methyltransferase encodes MSEPTVPPTSFKDLIEQVAGIIDSGRKICNKELIEICKGAGVFDSNIDVHIYHEIAETALNLLILKKYGRDLLASTDPSEAVLTVLRPLQKQLPTQTWRSETQIAYQQFSTPVPIAYLAANLLNIRPDETVLEPSCGTGCLAVWAFAAGAKVITNEIDPRRRRAASALGFEPYSVDAEFIDDLLPGHLLPDIVLANPPFSSTGGRVKNNSLDFGFRHIESALRRLKKGGRFAVILGENGSPRSRNGNRFWQYISPEIQVRASIELPGREFYSNGTSVKTTLILGTKPLPIDTPLGSELTSAPHVVARCVEDAFEQALSLNFRF; translated from the coding sequence ATGAGCGAGCCAACAGTTCCCCCAACCTCATTCAAAGATCTCATCGAACAAGTTGCAGGGATTATTGATAGCGGACGAAAGATCTGCAACAAGGAACTTATTGAGATCTGCAAGGGGGCCGGAGTCTTTGATTCAAACATCGATGTACATATCTACCACGAGATTGCTGAAACAGCGTTGAACCTACTCATTCTGAAAAAGTACGGACGCGATCTGCTAGCATCAACGGATCCAAGCGAAGCAGTTTTGACTGTCTTAAGGCCTTTACAAAAACAGCTTCCCACGCAGACTTGGCGAAGTGAAACTCAGATCGCCTATCAACAGTTCTCGACGCCGGTTCCTATTGCGTATCTAGCCGCCAATCTTCTGAACATCCGGCCTGATGAAACAGTCCTCGAACCATCTTGTGGTACCGGTTGTCTTGCGGTTTGGGCGTTTGCTGCCGGAGCCAAAGTAATAACTAACGAGATTGACCCCAGGAGAAGAAGGGCGGCCTCGGCGTTGGGGTTCGAGCCATATTCTGTCGATGCAGAGTTCATCGACGATCTTCTTCCTGGGCATCTACTCCCTGACATCGTTCTCGCTAATCCGCCATTCTCTTCGACCGGCGGCCGTGTGAAAAATAACAGTCTCGACTTCGGGTTTCGTCATATCGAATCAGCTTTACGAAGGCTAAAGAAAGGCGGACGATTCGCGGTGATACTGGGTGAGAACGGTTCGCCGAGATCCCGCAATGGAAATCGGTTCTGGCAATATATCTCCCCTGAAATACAGGTAAGAGCATCAATTGAACTCCCCGGGCGGGAATTTTACAGTAACGGCACGAGCGTCAAGACGACGCTCATTCTCGGTACAAAACCGCTTCCGATCGATACGCCTTTAGGTTCCGAACTGACATCGGCTCCGCATGTTGTTGCTCGCTGCGTCGAGGACGCGTTTGAACAAGCCCTATCGCTAAATTTCCGTTTTTGA
- a CDS encoding ThiF family adenylyltransferase: MSHQLVNRSPDLKQLRDEGFEVEVRDAFLLVSGVPYVNQARQVKRGTLVSELTLADNRTVTPGTHVINFIGEYPCTMDGAEIAQIRHNSSPQTLTNGLTVNHSFSNKPSGGYQNYYEKVTRYVDIIASNAQALDPNATARTFKVIETKKSADEIFKYLDTNSSRAGIDVIASKLENQRIAIVGLGGTGSYVMDFVAKTRVKEIHLFDGDRFLQHNAFRSPGAASSGELRRQFFKVQYLKMKYRRMRDGIVARPCFINTSNVNELSTFDFVFICVDRSDAKRIIVAMLEETKIPFVDVGMGLTIVNDSLIGIVRTTTSTTEMRNHIHDNGRINLADNQEEDGVYESNIQIAELNALNAAFAVIKWKKIFGFYQDLEMEYHSTYSLNVNDVNNDDFGN, from the coding sequence ATGTCACACCAACTGGTCAATCGTAGTCCGGATCTCAAGCAATTGAGAGACGAAGGCTTTGAAGTTGAGGTAAGGGACGCCTTTCTGCTAGTCAGCGGCGTTCCCTACGTCAATCAGGCAAGGCAGGTTAAGCGTGGCACACTCGTTTCTGAATTGACGCTTGCGGACAATCGAACGGTCACGCCTGGAACGCATGTCATAAACTTCATAGGCGAATATCCGTGTACAATGGACGGCGCCGAGATCGCACAGATTCGTCACAATAGTTCCCCTCAGACGCTCACGAACGGATTAACGGTAAATCATTCCTTTTCGAACAAGCCGTCTGGTGGATATCAGAATTATTATGAGAAAGTAACGCGATACGTCGATATCATCGCGTCGAACGCTCAGGCTCTCGATCCGAATGCGACCGCGCGTACTTTCAAGGTGATCGAGACAAAAAAGTCTGCCGACGAGATATTCAAGTACCTTGATACAAATTCAAGTCGAGCTGGAATCGACGTAATTGCTTCGAAACTTGAGAATCAAAGAATAGCGATCGTCGGCCTCGGTGGCACAGGAAGTTATGTGATGGACTTTGTCGCGAAGACGCGGGTGAAAGAAATCCATTTGTTTGACGGTGATCGATTTCTTCAACATAACGCATTCAGATCTCCCGGAGCAGCTTCATCTGGAGAACTGCGCCGCCAATTTTTCAAGGTCCAGTATCTAAAAATGAAATATCGGCGAATGAGAGACGGCATTGTAGCCCGGCCCTGTTTCATCAATACGTCTAACGTAAATGAGCTTTCTACTTTTGATTTTGTATTTATCTGCGTGGATAGATCGGATGCAAAGCGAATAATCGTCGCGATGTTAGAAGAGACTAAGATTCCGTTTGTCGATGTCGGAATGGGGCTGACGATTGTCAATGATTCGTTGATCGGAATCGTTCGAACCACTACGAGCACGACAGAGATGCGGAACCATATTCATGACAACGGGCGAATCAATTTGGCGGATAATCAAGAAGAAGACGGAGTGTACGAGTCAAACATACAGATTGCCGAATTAAACGCCCTAAATGCAGCCTTCGCGGTCATAAAGTGGAAAAAAATATTCGGGTTCTATCAGGATCTTGAGATGGAGTACCACAGTACATATTCCCTTAATGTAAACGACGTGAACAATGATGATTTTGGAAACTAA
- a CDS encoding type IV toxin-antitoxin system AbiEi family antitoxin domain-containing protein: MDKRQQPQIRKLGVFTLAQGKSVGISQQDISRLVAANDLVRLGRGIYLHPKASLDKDVGFQIAYSKFGPGSAIGGLTALYHYNLAEQVPGEIWVMVPPEKRTRETGYKLIRTKTRLDKQIVDEKGYRIVTVERAVLEALKFITKIGERTAIKAAREALATRKTTEAKLAKAAKELELESVLAKYLEVIVP, from the coding sequence ATGGATAAGCGACAGCAGCCACAAATCAGAAAACTCGGGGTCTTCACACTGGCTCAAGGTAAGTCCGTGGGAATTAGTCAGCAAGACATATCCCGGCTTGTCGCTGCAAATGACCTCGTTCGGCTCGGCCGCGGAATCTACCTCCATCCGAAGGCCTCGCTGGATAAAGATGTAGGATTCCAAATCGCGTATTCAAAGTTCGGGCCGGGTTCGGCAATTGGTGGGCTTACAGCTCTATATCATTACAATCTTGCCGAACAAGTGCCGGGAGAAATATGGGTAATGGTTCCTCCGGAGAAACGAACCCGAGAAACCGGTTATAAGCTGATTCGAACAAAAACGAGGCTCGACAAACAGATCGTGGATGAAAAGGGCTATCGAATCGTCACAGTCGAACGGGCGGTCCTAGAAGCTCTAAAATTCATCACAAAGATCGGTGAACGAACGGCCATAAAGGCAGCCAGAGAAGCTCTTGCAACAAGAAAAACTACGGAAGCAAAACTTGCAAAAGCGGCAAAAGAACTTGAGCTTGAATCGGTACTCGCCAAATATCTGGAGGTCATCGTGCCATGA
- a CDS encoding nucleotidyl transferase AbiEii/AbiGii toxin family protein encodes MTTKAKGTSIRQKLINLSVENGVPFQNLETAFILERLVARLTADAELQKHLVFKGGFVGLKVYNSARYTVDVDALVVKADVESILELSKRNAETDLDDGVWFRFEDQVDLATQGEYGGIRQTYRAGIGEILKNLNKAQVVHFDVGIGDPVTPGPMSTETSSLIIPDSNLSWQVYPVETIVAEKMHAPISHGDINSRSKDVYDLAFLLPKADAGILAQALKRCFGFRETKLPKSFSTVLKSKDTKSLERGWRSATASVPNKPKFQATFETVVTLINEMEISF; translated from the coding sequence ATGACCACAAAGGCGAAAGGAACGTCCATAAGACAAAAGCTCATTAACCTAAGTGTTGAGAACGGTGTGCCGTTTCAGAATCTGGAAACGGCGTTCATTCTCGAACGGCTGGTTGCACGGTTGACAGCTGACGCAGAACTTCAAAAACATCTTGTCTTCAAAGGTGGATTTGTTGGACTTAAAGTCTATAACTCAGCCCGATACACGGTTGATGTCGATGCCCTGGTTGTAAAGGCAGATGTCGAATCGATCCTAGAACTCTCCAAACGAAACGCCGAGACAGATTTGGACGACGGTGTTTGGTTTCGGTTCGAAGACCAGGTTGATCTGGCGACACAAGGCGAATACGGCGGCATCCGACAGACCTACCGCGCCGGAATTGGAGAGATTCTAAAAAATCTTAACAAGGCACAGGTCGTCCACTTTGACGTAGGCATAGGTGATCCCGTAACGCCCGGCCCGATGTCGACAGAAACGAGTTCGTTGATCATTCCGGACAGCAATCTGAGTTGGCAGGTCTATCCGGTGGAAACAATAGTTGCTGAGAAGATGCACGCGCCAATTTCGCACGGAGACATTAACTCGCGTTCAAAAGATGTTTACGATCTGGCGTTCCTCCTACCAAAAGCCGATGCCGGCATCTTGGCACAGGCACTAAAACGTTGCTTTGGATTTCGAGAAACCAAGTTGCCAAAGAGTTTCTCGACGGTCTTGAAGTCTAAGGATACAAAAAGCCTTGAACGAGGCTGGAGAAGCGCAACCGCATCAGTCCCCAACAAGCCAAAGTTTCAGGCGACTTTTGAAACCGTGGTTACATTAATTAACGAAATGGAAATTTCATTTTAG
- a CDS encoding sigma-70 family RNA polymerase sigma factor — MKDKPLPSINWDSVLLRALGVAYNLFRKQGLLAGSDAVLKGVGKSPGDLVNDAVTTLYANLPKYDADTEDKCFALIIRIMKNDFLDIVTKNSAYTTSDDVEDEEFRDRSVDHNGSKAVTIADLAKKFYKYANDDEEAKEVIDAAAMIAVEQSAPVTREDIASLLRITPEEVTKRTARLRYRFHAETSMAESASNAR; from the coding sequence ATGAAAGATAAGCCTTTACCTTCTATAAACTGGGATTCAGTACTGCTACGGGCACTCGGCGTAGCATATAACCTATTTCGCAAACAAGGACTTCTCGCAGGATCAGATGCGGTACTTAAAGGCGTTGGCAAATCGCCCGGGGATCTTGTCAACGATGCGGTTACTACGCTATACGCAAACTTGCCGAAATATGACGCTGACACGGAGGACAAATGCTTCGCTCTAATCATCAGGATCATGAAAAACGATTTTTTGGACATCGTTACAAAAAACAGCGCATATACAACGTCCGACGATGTAGAGGACGAGGAGTTTCGAGACCGATCGGTTGACCATAACGGTTCCAAGGCTGTAACCATCGCCGACCTTGCGAAGAAATTTTATAAGTATGCCAACGATGACGAAGAAGCCAAAGAAGTGATCGACGCTGCCGCGATGATAGCCGTTGAGCAGTCGGCTCCGGTCACGCGTGAAGACATCGCCAGCTTGCTACGAATCACTCCGGAAGAAGTCACAAAACGAACCGCCCGTCTTAGATATCGATTTCATGCGGAAACATCAATGGCGGAAAGCGCATCAAATGCTAGGTAA